One Chloroflexota bacterium DNA window includes the following coding sequences:
- a CDS encoding helix-turn-helix domain-containing protein, translating to MFNEKARRRSYRLGKRAETAEATRNRIVKATLSLHDEQGITGTSVRDIAGRASVAPATVLHHFPRMDELIGACGELSDQLAPMPSEAVLVGAGDRAERIRAMARAMFEWWELLGPGWDHLEIDRRRMPQVDAWLTDVALHHRQLAAAALGPDPNPATVALLAAITTTDAWRSLRDAGMDATRAAGQVARFIEGRSDVPPSTTDSRERVH from the coding sequence ATGTTTAATGAAAAAGCGAGGCGACGGAGTTATCGCCTCGGCAAGCGGGCGGAGACAGCTGAGGCGACCCGAAACCGGATCGTAAAGGCGACCCTGTCACTCCACGACGAGCAGGGCATCACCGGCACGAGCGTACGCGACATCGCCGGTCGCGCGAGCGTAGCGCCAGCAACCGTGCTCCACCACTTTCCGCGGATGGATGAGCTCATCGGGGCATGTGGTGAGCTCAGTGACCAGCTTGCCCCCATGCCGAGCGAGGCCGTCCTTGTCGGTGCCGGGGATCGGGCAGAGCGCATCCGCGCGATGGCCCGGGCAATGTTCGAATGGTGGGAGCTCCTCGGTCCCGGCTGGGACCACCTCGAGATCGACCGCCGCCGGATGCCGCAGGTCGATGCATGGCTGACCGATGTCGCCCTGCATCACCGCCAGCTGGCGGCCGCCGCGCTCGGTCCCGATCCGAATCCCGCGACTGTCGCATTGCTCGCGGCGATCACGACAACCGATGCATGGCGTTCCCTGCGGGACGCTGGTATGGACGCGACCCGGGCCGCCGGGCAGGTCGCGCGTTTCATTGAAGGGCGTAGCGACGTCCCGCCCTCAACCACGGACAGCAGAGAGCGAGTCCACTGA
- a CDS encoding FAD-binding protein, which yields MSPRPESRTRPCNVLVIGTGGAGLRAAIAARQAGVDVVVIGKRSRLDAHTVLAAGGINAALGTVDPEDSWQQHFADTVREGYSLSDPRVVEIMASEAPAAINELAAWGCPFARTADGQLDQRYFGAHTYRRTCYAGDYTGRAVLSTLADQVQRLDIPVIEDQYVSRLLIAEGECFGALAFDLHTGDRTVFEADAVVLCGGGHTRIWRRSSSRRDENYGEGMWLASQAGARLMDMELVQFHPTGMLVPEEVAGTLVTEAVRGEGGRLYNAQGERFMERYDPERMELSSRDRIALANYTEIKERRGGPNGGVFLDVTHLGKDVILEKLPRMYRQFVEYQMLDIAKEPMEVAPTAHYSMGGIVVDPPSHATDVTGLYAAGECTAGLHGANRLGGNSLVETLVFGRRAGEAAARFSRERESQIRSKPVVDEAHADLDSLVHHGAELSRALQRAVRNVMWERCGVVRNASDMQQALRMLDEVRSALPSVDVRPSEEGWSDLAQVLDVQAMLGTAEATLRGAIAREESRGAHNRSDFPELDPAMEVNFIVGRDGDARMTLQPVPVPAVPLELAPWLARAGDIDPAGKLLE from the coding sequence ATGAGCCCCAGACCAGAGAGCCGCACGCGCCCGTGCAATGTCCTGGTCATCGGGACCGGCGGGGCCGGCCTCAGAGCTGCAATTGCGGCCCGCCAGGCCGGTGTCGACGTGGTGGTCATCGGCAAGCGGAGCCGCCTTGATGCCCATACCGTGCTCGCCGCCGGCGGGATCAACGCGGCGCTTGGCACCGTCGACCCCGAGGACTCATGGCAGCAGCATTTCGCCGACACCGTGCGCGAGGGCTATTCCCTCAGCGATCCACGCGTTGTCGAGATCATGGCCAGCGAGGCGCCGGCGGCCATCAATGAGCTGGCGGCCTGGGGCTGCCCCTTCGCGCGGACCGCCGACGGCCAGCTTGACCAGCGCTACTTCGGCGCCCACACGTATCGGCGCACCTGCTACGCCGGGGACTACACCGGGCGAGCCGTTCTGTCCACCCTGGCCGACCAGGTACAAAGGCTGGATATCCCGGTGATCGAAGACCAGTACGTCTCACGGCTGCTGATTGCGGAAGGCGAGTGTTTCGGCGCGCTGGCATTCGATCTGCACACCGGGGATCGCACCGTCTTTGAGGCCGACGCGGTCGTCCTGTGCGGGGGCGGGCATACGCGCATCTGGCGTCGCAGCTCTTCGCGGCGCGACGAGAACTACGGCGAGGGCATGTGGCTTGCCTCCCAGGCCGGGGCACGCCTGATGGACATGGAGCTCGTCCAGTTCCACCCCACCGGAATGCTGGTGCCGGAGGAGGTCGCCGGCACCCTGGTCACCGAGGCCGTGCGCGGCGAGGGCGGCCGGCTGTACAACGCCCAGGGCGAGCGCTTCATGGAACGCTACGACCCCGAGCGGATGGAGCTGAGCAGCCGCGACCGCATCGCCCTGGCCAACTACACCGAGATCAAGGAGCGGCGGGGCGGCCCCAACGGCGGCGTCTTCCTGGACGTGACCCACCTCGGCAAGGACGTGATCCTGGAAAAGCTGCCACGCATGTACCGCCAGTTCGTGGAATATCAGATGCTCGACATCGCTAAAGAGCCGATGGAGGTCGCTCCCACGGCGCACTACTCGATGGGCGGCATCGTTGTCGATCCGCCGAGCCATGCCACGGACGTGACTGGACTCTATGCCGCGGGCGAGTGCACCGCGGGACTGCACGGCGCCAACCGGCTGGGTGGCAACTCGCTGGTGGAGACACTCGTGTTCGGCCGTCGCGCCGGTGAGGCAGCGGCACGATTTTCACGGGAGCGCGAATCGCAGATTCGGTCCAAACCAGTCGTCGACGAGGCACACGCCGACCTTGACAGCCTGGTCCACCACGGCGCCGAGCTCAGCCGGGCGCTGCAGCGGGCAGTCCGCAACGTCATGTGGGAGCGCTGCGGCGTGGTGCGCAATGCCAGCGACATGCAGCAGGCGCTCAGGATGCTGGACGAGGTCCGCTCGGCGCTCCCGAGCGTCGACGTGCGCCCCAGCGAGGAGGGGTGGAGCGACCTCGCCCAGGTCCTGGACGTCCAGGCGATGCTGGGCACTGCCGAAGCCACCCTGCGCGGGGCGATTGCCCGCGAGGAGAGCCGTGGTGCGCACAACCGCTCGGACTTCCCGGAGCTGGATCCGGCGATGGAGGTCAATTTCATCGTCGGGCGTGACGGCGACGCCCGGATGACACTGCAACCCGTACCCGTTCCGGCGGTTCCCTTGGAGCTTGCTCCGTGGCTCGCCAGGGCTGGTGATATCGACCCGGCGGGGAAGCTTCTCGAATAA
- a CDS encoding ester cyclase, whose protein sequence is MTMEENKAITRRFLDEVANGGNVAVLNELYGPNFVDHSVPPGVPGTTEAAKGFWTMFRGAFPDLHYTLEDEVADGDRVAQRFTAHGTMRGDFQGMPASGKEATWSEIHIIRFADGKVVEHWGVVDQLGMLTQLGFSGAPA, encoded by the coding sequence ATGACAATGGAAGAGAACAAGGCCATCACCCGTCGGTTCCTGGATGAGGTCGCGAATGGCGGAAACGTCGCTGTATTGAACGAACTCTACGGCCCGAACTTCGTCGATCACTCCGTCCCGCCGGGCGTGCCGGGGACGACAGAGGCGGCCAAGGGTTTCTGGACCATGTTTCGGGGGGCCTTTCCGGACCTTCACTACACGCTCGAAGACGAGGTCGCCGATGGAGATCGTGTGGCCCAGCGATTCACGGCACACGGAACCATGCGCGGCGATTTTCAGGGTATGCCCGCATCAGGCAAGGAGGCGACCTGGTCGGAGATCCACATCATCCGCTTCGCCGACGGCAAGGTGGTCGAGCACTGGGGCGTCGTCGATCAGCTGGGGATGCTGACTCAGCTCGGCTTCTCTGGGGCTCCGGCGTAG
- a CDS encoding ester cyclase, which translates to MTDAATPARPNADLIRMYWADCWNERRVERLREVFHDEYLHGRTSLTPADHAEIVRETVASFPDLHVRIDDLEDLGETVITRTRFIGTHLGVIFGLPATGRAIDAPSLDVFFFRGGRVARLWHLFDHLPIVRGIGAEVRIGDAVAEFG; encoded by the coding sequence GTGACGGATGCAGCCACTCCCGCTCGCCCGAACGCTGACCTGATTCGGATGTACTGGGCGGACTGCTGGAACGAGCGGCGAGTCGAGCGGCTGAGGGAGGTCTTCCACGACGAGTACCTCCATGGCCGCACGAGCCTTACGCCGGCGGATCACGCCGAGATCGTCCGCGAGACGGTGGCCTCGTTCCCGGATCTTCATGTTCGAATCGACGATCTGGAAGATCTGGGCGAGACCGTGATCACCCGCACGCGATTCATCGGGACGCACCTGGGCGTGATCTTCGGGCTGCCAGCCACCGGCCGGGCCATCGATGCGCCGTCGCTCGACGTGTTCTTCTTCCGTGGCGGTCGTGTGGCTCGCCTCTGGCACCTATTCGACCACTTGCCGATCGTAAGAGGCATTGGCGCCGAGGTCCGTATCGGCGACGCGGTGGCCGAGTTCGGCTGA
- the merB gene encoding organomercurial lyase, whose protein sequence is MKAEMLQPNVRLFIFEHFLEHAAPPVVEQVMARFSLSRADAKDALRDLAAARHIALVPGTDRILMAFPFSAIATPFRVTVGGRSYFANCAWDAIAFHAMLDEGVRVDSFCHHCAVPIRIELQGGRATRVDPVESLVYLALRPTEWWGDIVTTCSNTMVFFASPEHRDASDLCAGPDQAASLTADQIHSLSGPIYATKFALDYARPSKEVLLAHWAAMGLTGDYWKL, encoded by the coding sequence TTGAAGGCTGAGATGCTTCAGCCAAATGTGCGGCTCTTCATCTTCGAGCACTTCCTCGAGCACGCCGCCCCTCCTGTCGTGGAGCAGGTCATGGCCCGCTTCTCGCTCTCACGGGCCGACGCGAAGGACGCGCTCCGCGACCTCGCGGCTGCCCGCCACATCGCGCTCGTCCCGGGGACCGACCGCATCCTGATGGCCTTTCCGTTCTCCGCCATCGCGACGCCGTTCCGGGTGACGGTAGGCGGCCGTTCCTACTTCGCCAACTGCGCCTGGGACGCGATCGCCTTCCACGCCATGCTCGATGAGGGCGTGCGGGTCGACTCGTTCTGCCATCACTGCGCCGTGCCGATCCGCATCGAGCTGCAGGGCGGGCGCGCGACCCGCGTCGATCCGGTGGAATCGCTCGTCTACCTCGCCCTCCGCCCGACGGAGTGGTGGGGGGACATCGTCACCACTTGCTCGAACACGATGGTCTTCTTCGCCTCCCCCGAGCATCGCGACGCCTCCGACCTGTGCGCAGGGCCCGATCAGGCCGCCTCGCTGACAGCCGACCAGATCCACTCGCTCAGCGGGCCGATCTACGCCACGAAGTTCGCCCTCGACTATGCCAGGCCGTCGAAGGAGGTCCTGCTCGCCCATTGGGCGGCGATGGGCCTTACCGGCGACTACTGGAAGCTCTGA
- a CDS encoding cupin domain-containing protein gives MNKVNLDEKLSLFDDLWSPKIVARLNDYDIQVAKADGEFVWHEHAETDEFFLVLRGRLVIQMRDGDVELGPGELFVVPKGIAHRPRASDGLEVLLIEPAGTVNTGNAGGDLTAVEERL, from the coding sequence ATGAACAAGGTCAACCTCGACGAGAAGCTCTCGCTATTCGATGACCTCTGGAGCCCCAAGATCGTCGCCCGCCTCAATGACTACGACATCCAGGTCGCCAAGGCCGACGGTGAGTTCGTGTGGCACGAGCACGCTGAGACCGACGAGTTCTTCCTGGTCCTCAGGGGCCGGCTGGTCATCCAGATGAGGGACGGCGACGTTGAGCTCGGCCCCGGTGAGCTGTTCGTCGTGCCGAAGGGAATCGCGCATCGCCCGCGTGCTAGCGACGGCCTGGAAGTTCTCCTGATCGAGCCTGCCGGGACCGTCAACACCGGCAACGCCGGAGGCGACCTGACCGCGGTCGAAGAGCGCCTCTAG
- a CDS encoding proline iminopeptidase-family hydrolase translates to MTQPPSSTDARLTREGTVPVPGGSVRYWVYGEGGIPLLCLHGGPGMAHDYLDTLADLSDQRAVVFYDQLGCGASDRPDDPSLWTMDRFVAEVAAVCDALELGQIHLFGNSWGGWLAMQYTLDRRPDLASLTISSSPPSVPRVVAEMGELRLRLPADVERVIADHEARRVFDCPEYTAAIMVFYKRHLCRLDPWPPSVERSMGPAFGAGPYLTMWGPSEFGPVTGNLNGWDITSRLDELDMPVLLTVGRHDEMWPAHMEDMRGRIPHAELAVFEHSSHMAFVEERDAYIAAMRRFFDRVEGAHG, encoded by the coding sequence ATGACCCAACCCCCATCGTCGACTGACGCGCGGCTCACGCGAGAGGGGACCGTCCCGGTTCCGGGTGGATCGGTCCGCTACTGGGTCTACGGGGAAGGCGGGATCCCGCTCCTGTGCCTGCATGGCGGTCCGGGCATGGCCCACGACTACCTCGACACTCTGGCCGACCTGTCGGACCAGCGCGCGGTCGTCTTCTACGATCAGCTGGGCTGCGGCGCGTCCGATCGGCCAGATGACCCTTCGCTGTGGACGATGGATAGGTTCGTGGCCGAGGTGGCCGCGGTCTGCGACGCGCTCGAATTGGGCCAGATCCACCTGTTCGGGAACTCCTGGGGCGGGTGGCTGGCGATGCAGTACACCCTCGATCGCCGGCCGGACCTCGCCAGCCTGACAATCAGCAGTTCCCCACCGTCCGTGCCTCGTGTCGTTGCTGAAATGGGTGAACTCCGCCTCCGGCTACCGGCGGACGTCGAGCGGGTCATCGCCGACCACGAAGCGCGGAGGGTCTTCGACTGTCCGGAGTACACCGCCGCAATCATGGTCTTCTACAAGCGGCACCTCTGTCGGCTCGACCCATGGCCGCCTTCGGTAGAGCGGTCCATGGGCCCGGCCTTCGGTGCCGGCCCTTACCTCACGATGTGGGGGCCGAGCGAGTTCGGTCCGGTGACTGGGAACCTGAACGGCTGGGACATCACCAGCCGGCTGGACGAGCTCGACATGCCGGTCCTGCTGACCGTCGGGCGCCACGACGAGATGTGGCCCGCCCACATGGAGGACATGCGAGGAAGAATCCCGCATGCGGAGCTAGCCGTGTTTGAGCACAGTTCACACATGGCGTTCGTGGAGGAGCGGGACGCCTACATTGCGGCCATGCGTCGGTTCTTTGATCGGGTGGAGGGGGCTCACGGATGA
- a CDS encoding agmatinase family protein: MYTAPRPPRDIPHLLVPEKRKISHWNDRNEIRVNNWIEVWDWASPLDVGMITVPFSKTSILPNGAYAAPNALREAWAIFTTFTPDYDVDISTLRVRELGDVSTPIIDLVAGLENIQECLQALMSQPEAFFPLIIGGDHAITTPAVRAYCGAHPDQQVGLIHFDAHNDVRVMDHGPTNGTPIRGILESGVKVRGENLVQFGIHGFMNASYYKRWVEGQGGTIYTARAIRKAGIEAMVASALEVAGKGTDAIYATVDIDVLELGYAPGTAAATADGLHPVDLLEALFMLGRDPRVAAIDFVELDPNRDVAEITTRTFGSAILTFLAGLFMRLHDGWRGYDPTPIVD, encoded by the coding sequence ATGTACACAGCGCCGCGCCCGCCACGGGACATCCCGCATCTGCTGGTGCCCGAGAAGCGGAAGATCTCCCATTGGAACGACCGCAACGAGATCCGGGTCAACAACTGGATCGAGGTCTGGGATTGGGCCTCGCCGCTCGACGTTGGGATGATCACGGTTCCGTTCAGCAAGACCTCGATCCTCCCCAACGGGGCCTACGCGGCGCCGAACGCCCTGCGTGAGGCGTGGGCCATCTTCACGACATTCACGCCCGACTACGACGTGGACATCTCGACGCTGCGTGTGCGCGAGCTGGGCGACGTGTCGACGCCGATCATCGACCTGGTGGCGGGACTCGAGAACATTCAGGAGTGCCTTCAGGCGCTCATGAGCCAGCCCGAGGCGTTCTTCCCGCTGATCATCGGCGGCGATCACGCCATCACCACGCCAGCCGTCCGGGCGTACTGCGGCGCCCACCCCGACCAGCAGGTGGGCCTCATTCACTTCGATGCCCACAACGACGTGCGCGTCATGGACCACGGGCCGACCAACGGCACGCCGATACGGGGCATTCTCGAGTCGGGGGTCAAGGTCCGCGGCGAGAACCTCGTCCAGTTCGGGATCCACGGGTTCATGAACGCCAGCTACTACAAGCGCTGGGTCGAGGGACAGGGCGGGACGATCTACACCGCCCGGGCCATCCGCAAGGCCGGCATCGAGGCCATGGTCGCCTCCGCCCTCGAGGTTGCCGGCAAGGGGACCGATGCGATCTACGCCACCGTCGATATCGACGTCCTCGAGCTGGGGTACGCGCCCGGCACCGCGGCCGCCACCGCCGACGGGCTCCATCCGGTCGACCTCCTGGAGGCCCTGTTCATGCTGGGCCGCGATCCGCGGGTGGCGGCCATTGACTTCGTCGAGCTGGACCCGAATCGGGACGTCGCCGAGATCACCACCCGCACCTTCGGCTCGGCCATCCTGACCTTCCTGGCCGGGCTGTTCATGCGACTTCACGACGGCTGGCGAGGATATGACCCAACCCCCATCGTCGACTGA
- a CDS encoding DUF1028 domain-containing protein: protein MRRLGTFSIVGRCERTGQLGVAVSTADVGAGRLVTWARSGVGAVATQSWPSLYLAIDALRLMEGGASASEALAAVLRDDPGRSVRQLGVVDAHGGSASFSGDECTTWYGEISGPNFAAQGNMLLRGDTVTALADSFRSTEGTDLDLAERLMRALEAGQAGGGDKRGRQCAALLVVDREEYPLWDLRVDEHPQPVAELRRVAEVARLDLLPFVEGLPNRANPLGSLSDEFIEMNLLPPPQRPGGGGSGPPDG from the coding sequence GTGCGACGGCTCGGCACCTTCTCGATCGTCGGCCGCTGTGAGCGAACCGGCCAGTTGGGCGTGGCCGTCTCCACCGCGGACGTCGGGGCCGGGCGCCTGGTGACGTGGGCGCGCTCGGGAGTCGGCGCGGTGGCCACCCAGTCGTGGCCGAGCCTCTACCTCGCCATCGACGCCCTCCGCCTGATGGAAGGCGGGGCGTCCGCGTCGGAGGCGCTGGCTGCGGTGCTTCGCGACGACCCGGGGCGCAGCGTCCGCCAGCTGGGGGTCGTGGATGCCCACGGCGGAAGCGCGTCATTCTCCGGCGACGAGTGTACGACCTGGTACGGCGAGATCAGCGGGCCGAACTTCGCAGCCCAGGGCAACATGTTGCTCCGCGGCGACACGGTAACGGCCCTGGCCGACTCGTTCCGCTCCACCGAGGGAACCGATCTCGACCTCGCCGAGCGACTGATGCGTGCTCTCGAGGCGGGACAGGCGGGTGGCGGGGACAAGCGGGGCCGGCAGTGCGCGGCACTGCTGGTCGTGGACCGCGAGGAGTACCCGCTGTGGGACCTGCGCGTCGACGAGCACCCCCAGCCGGTGGCCGAGTTGCGCCGGGTCGCCGAAGTGGCTCGCCTGGACCTGTTGCCGTTCGTCGAGGGCCTCCCGAACCGGGCCAACCCGCTGGGCAGCCTGAGCGATGAGTTCATCGAAATGAACCTGCTGCCCCCGCCGCAGCGCCCGGGCGGCGGGGGATCGGGGCCACCCGATGGCTGA